Proteins encoded by one window of Salvia splendens isolate huo1 chromosome 7, SspV2, whole genome shotgun sequence:
- the LOC121742317 gene encoding 28 kDa heat- and acid-stable phosphoprotein-like — translation MGRGKFKGKPTGRRQFSTPEEMIAGSSARPRTFRKEVADVVEDETSDVESEEESEGEPEKVKGAEGIIQIENPNLVKPKNLKARDADFEKTTELSRREREEIEKQKAHEKYMKLLEQGKTDQAKKDLERLALIRQQRADAAKKREEEKAAKDQKKVEGRK, via the exons ATGGGTAGAGGAAAGTTTAAGGGCAAGCCGACTGGCCGTCGCCAATTTTCCACCCCCGAGGAGATGA TTGCTGGTAGTTCTGCTCGTCCCCGCACTTTCAGAAAG GAAGTAGCTGATGTTGTAGAAGATGAGACATCTGATGTAGAGTCAGAAGAGGAATCTGAGGGTGAACCTGAA AAAGTGAAAGGTGCTGAGGGCATCATTCAAATTGAAAATCCCAACCTGGTGAAGCCAAAGAACTTGAAAGCACGTGATGCAGAT TTTGAAAAAACAACGGAGCTTTCAAGACGTGAAAG AGAGGAGATTGAGAAACAGAAAGCTCATGAAAAATATATGAAGCTGCTAGAGCAAGGGAAGACTGATCAAGCAAAGAAGGATTTAG AGCGTTTGGCTCTTATTCGACAGCAAAGAGCAGATGCTGCTAAGAAACGCGAAGAGGAGAAAGCTG CCAAAGATCAAAAGAAGGTGGAAGGTCGCAAATAG
- the LOC121741078 gene encoding WUSCHEL-related homeobox 9-like isoform X1 yields MASSNRHWPSMFKSKPPHLQWQHDINSSLISSNKTPYAQVGHGCCEERTPEPKPRWNPRPEQIRILEGIFNSGMVNPPRDEIRRIRAQLQEYGQVGDANVFYWFQNRKSRSKHKQRHLQTSKPQPPAAAAPSPPPSSSSSSDKSSSEKSISVCPSSVIDLLNSPTASVNQPFLHSPADFLSKPFYFPVQHTQELCFPVADQSPNFLLSELMLMTKKREDEEKMQQLSYTNNTVVPPSFCVPSPSTHHLLQGVEQCGPTKSTVFINDVCFEIGACPFNVREAFGDDATLFHSSGQPVLTDEWGLTLHPLHHGAFYYLLRPFLKI; encoded by the exons ATGGCTTCATCAAACCGACACTGGCCTAGCATGTTCAAATCCAAACCCCCTCATCTCCAATGGCAGCATGACATCAACTCCTCCCTAATTTCTTCCAACAAAACCCCCTATGCACAAG TAGGGCACGGCTGCTGCGAGGAGAGAACGCCGGAGCCAAAGCCGCGGTGGAACCCTCGGCCCGAGCAAATCCGGATTCTGGAAGGCATCTTCAACTCGGGGATGGTGAATCCTCCCCGAGATGAGATACGCAGAATTAGGGCTCAATTACAGGAATACGGCCAAGTCGGAGACGCCAACGTCTTCTACTGGTTCCAGAACCGGAAATCAAGGAGCAAGCACAAGCAGCGCCACCTCCAAACCTCCAAGCCTCAAccccccgccgccgccgctccaTCTCCTCccccttcctcctcctcctcctccgacaAGTCTTCAAGCGAGAAATCCATCTCCGTCTGCCCTTCCTCCGTGATTGACCTGCTCAACTCGCCAACTGCATCGGTCAACCAACCGTTTCTCCATTCCCCGGCCGACTTCCTCTCCAAGCCATTCTACTTTCCGGTGCAGCACACGCAAGAACTTTGCTTCCCTGTGGCGGATCAGAGCCCCAATTTCCTCCTCAGCGAGCTTATGCTGATGACGAAGAAACGCGAAGACGAAGAGAAGATGCAGCAGCTCAGCTACACAAACAACACCGTTGTTCCTCCATCTTTCTGTGTCCCTTCTCCCAGCACCCATCATCTTCTACAAG GTGTGGAACAATGCGGCCCCACCAAATCCACGGTGTTCATCAACGACGTCTGCTTCGAGATCGGAGCCTGCCCGTTCAATGTCCGCGAGGCGTTTGGCGATGACGCCACACTTTTCCACTCGTCCGGGCAGCCCGTGCTGACGGACGAGTGGGGTCTCACTCTCCACCCCCTCCATCACGGCGCATTCTACTATCTCCTCCGCCCCTTCCTCAAAATTTG A
- the LOC121741078 gene encoding WUSCHEL-related homeobox 9-like isoform X2, with product MASSNRHWPSMFKSKPPHLQWQHDINSSLISSNKTPYAQGHGCCEERTPEPKPRWNPRPEQIRILEGIFNSGMVNPPRDEIRRIRAQLQEYGQVGDANVFYWFQNRKSRSKHKQRHLQTSKPQPPAAAAPSPPPSSSSSSDKSSSEKSISVCPSSVIDLLNSPTASVNQPFLHSPADFLSKPFYFPVQHTQELCFPVADQSPNFLLSELMLMTKKREDEEKMQQLSYTNNTVVPPSFCVPSPSTHHLLQGVEQCGPTKSTVFINDVCFEIGACPFNVREAFGDDATLFHSSGQPVLTDEWGLTLHPLHHGAFYYLLRPFLKI from the exons ATGGCTTCATCAAACCGACACTGGCCTAGCATGTTCAAATCCAAACCCCCTCATCTCCAATGGCAGCATGACATCAACTCCTCCCTAATTTCTTCCAACAAAACCCCCTATGCACAAG GGCACGGCTGCTGCGAGGAGAGAACGCCGGAGCCAAAGCCGCGGTGGAACCCTCGGCCCGAGCAAATCCGGATTCTGGAAGGCATCTTCAACTCGGGGATGGTGAATCCTCCCCGAGATGAGATACGCAGAATTAGGGCTCAATTACAGGAATACGGCCAAGTCGGAGACGCCAACGTCTTCTACTGGTTCCAGAACCGGAAATCAAGGAGCAAGCACAAGCAGCGCCACCTCCAAACCTCCAAGCCTCAAccccccgccgccgccgctccaTCTCCTCccccttcctcctcctcctcctccgacaAGTCTTCAAGCGAGAAATCCATCTCCGTCTGCCCTTCCTCCGTGATTGACCTGCTCAACTCGCCAACTGCATCGGTCAACCAACCGTTTCTCCATTCCCCGGCCGACTTCCTCTCCAAGCCATTCTACTTTCCGGTGCAGCACACGCAAGAACTTTGCTTCCCTGTGGCGGATCAGAGCCCCAATTTCCTCCTCAGCGAGCTTATGCTGATGACGAAGAAACGCGAAGACGAAGAGAAGATGCAGCAGCTCAGCTACACAAACAACACCGTTGTTCCTCCATCTTTCTGTGTCCCTTCTCCCAGCACCCATCATCTTCTACAAG GTGTGGAACAATGCGGCCCCACCAAATCCACGGTGTTCATCAACGACGTCTGCTTCGAGATCGGAGCCTGCCCGTTCAATGTCCGCGAGGCGTTTGGCGATGACGCCACACTTTTCCACTCGTCCGGGCAGCCCGTGCTGACGGACGAGTGGGGTCTCACTCTCCACCCCCTCCATCACGGCGCATTCTACTATCTCCTCCGCCCCTTCCTCAAAATTTG A